In Rhodanobacter denitrificans, the sequence GTGGTTTAGCTGGCGCATGGCTTGAATACCCCGCCGTCCGGTCGGTGCCGGTGTGTCCATGGCCGAGCTGATCCGGCGCCTGCGAAGGGGACTAGACTGGCCTTGGCAGACGTTCCCGCCTCCGGCGTGGAGGGTTTCGGCATGGTGATCTGGGCGTACACGGCAATCCTGACATGGTCGGTTGCCGTGCCTGCAGCGGTCACGTCGGTGGCGCCAGCCCCCTCGATGGTGCCAGTGGTGCCCGTCGTGCCGGCGGTGTCGCCGATGCCGCGCCCGGAGCAGGTCATGGCGGTGCCGCCGGAGTTGCGTACGCAGCTGCAGCAGCAGGTCATCGACGCCAGCGGTTCCGGCAGGCCGCGGCTGGAGCGGTTGGTGGGCTTCCTGTTCCAGAAGCCGGGCCTGGGCATGGCGTATTCGACCGACGCCACGTTGACCATCGAACAGGCCTACCGCACACGCAAGGCCAACTGCCTGACCTTCACCCTGCTGACCGTGGAGCTGGCACGCGAGTCCGGCTTGCAGGCCTACGGGCAGGAGCTTGACGACATCGTGGCCTGGCGCGTGGGTGGCGACATCGTGTACCGGTTCAACCACGTCAACGCGGGAATCAACCTGGGTCGTGCGCGCCTCACGGTCGATGTGGCGCAGGATGTGGTGGGGGCGCGCAAGCCGCCCGAGCGGATTTCCGACCAGCGCCTGCTGGCGCTCTATTACAACAACCGCGC encodes:
- a CDS encoding tetratricopeptide repeat protein, whose protein sequence is MADVPASGVEGFGMVIWAYTAILTWSVAVPAAVTSVAPAPSMVPVVPVVPAVSPMPRPEQVMAVPPELRTQLQQQVIDASGSGRPRLERLVGFLFQKPGLGMAYSTDATLTIEQAYRTRKANCLTFTLLTVELARESGLQAYGQELDDIVAWRVGGDIVYRFNHVNAGINLGRARLTVDVAQDVVGARKPPERISDQRLLALYYNNRAVELFTEASPAAAAPYMAMALQLDPRHASTWANAGVLRLRQGDPQAAERAYLKALSLDPANAGALVNLMALYKGNGDEARRAIYALHLQKIQVKDPYFQFLQAEDDARQGDYAGAVQHYQQAIRLFDGDSRFYVGLAHAYRQLGEERRARRATDRAAALSRRSAGNRN